The Arachis duranensis cultivar V14167 chromosome 2, aradu.V14167.gnm2.J7QH, whole genome shotgun sequence genome has a window encoding:
- the LOC107476237 gene encoding threonine dehydratase biosynthetic, chloroplastic, with amino-acid sequence MDTLRFSSTTTTTPQPLLKRHGFTRMPRNQLPQTRRHFIAATLTNPPSAAATEITAIPSSSVPVSDAVEDPLLSVSPPRPRVSPDSLRYPPGYVGAVPERSGSDGNDAVIGAMTYLTNILSSKVYDVAIESPLQLAPKLSERLGVKVWLKREDLQPVFSFKLRGAYNMMAKLTKEQLEKGVICSSAGNHAQGTALAAKKLNCKAVIAMPVTTPEIKWKSVERLGATVVLIGDSYDEAQAYAKKRAKEEGLTFIPPFDHPDVIMGQGTVGMEIVRQIQGPLHAIFVPVGGGGLIAGIAAYVKRVSPQVKIIGVEPTDANAMALSLHHGQRVILDQVGGFADGVAVKEVGEETFRLCKDLVDGVVLVSRDSICASIKDMFEEKRSILEPAGALALAGAEAYCKYYGIKGENIVAITSGANMNFDKLRVVTELANVGRKQEAVLATVLPEEPGSFKHFCQLVGQVNITEFKYRCNSDMKAVVLYSVGVHTVSELRSMQERMETSQLKTYNLTDSDLVKDHLRYLMGGRSNVQNEVLCRFIFPERPGALMKFLDSFSPRWNISLFHYRGEGETGANVLVGIQVPKNEMDEFHGRANRLGYDYTVVNNDDDFQLLMH; translated from the exons ATGGACACTCTCCGAttctcctccaccaccaccaccacgcCGCAGCCACTCCTTAAACGACACGGTTTCACCAGAATGCCACGTAACCAGCTTCCTCAAACCCGCCGGCACTTCATCGCCGCCACCCTCACCAACCCTCCCTCCGCCGCCGCCACCGAAATCACCGCAATTCCCTCTTCCTCCGTCCCGGTCTCCGATGCCGTCGAAGATCCGTTGTTGTCAGTGTCTCCGCCACGTCCTCGGGTCTCACCCGATTCGCTTAGGTACCCACCCGGTTACGTAGGGGCAGTGCCGGAACGATCAGGCTCCGACGGAAACGACGCGGTAATCGGCGCCATGACCTACTTAACGAACATACTCTCTTCGAAGGTCTACGATGTCGCCATTGAATCACCTCTTCAGCTCGCTCCTAAGCTCTCTGAGAGACTCGGTGTTAAGGTTTGGCTCAAAAGGGAGGACTTGCAACCC GTTTTCTCATTTAAGCTCCGCGGAGCTTATAATATGATGGCGAAACTTACAAAGGAGCAGTTGGAGAAAGGGGTTATTTGCTCGTCAGCTGGAAATCATGCTCAAGGAACTGCATTAGCTGCTAAGAAACTGAATTGCAAAGCTGTGATCGCAATGCCTGTTACCACTCCAGAAATTAAG TGGAAATCTGTGGAGAGGCTGGGGGCTACGGTTGTCCTCATTGGGGATTCATACGACGAAGCACAAGCATATGCTAAGAAACGTGCAAAAGAGGAGGGCCTTACATTCATACCTCCCTTTGATCATCCTGATGTTATAATGGGCCAGGGAACCGTTGGTATGGAAATTGTGCGCCAAATTCAGGGTCCGCTACATGCAATCTTTGTGCCTGTGGGAGGCGGTGGTCTCATTGCTGGTATTGCTGCTTATGTGAAGAGGGTTTCTCCCCAG GTTAAGATCATTGGGGTAGAGCCCACTGATGCAAATGCAATGGCTTTATCACTTCACCATGGTCAAAGAGTGATTTTGGACCAGGTTGGAGGATTTGCAGATGGTGTAGCTGTTAAAGAGGTCGGTGAAGAAACTTTCCGCTTATGCAAGGATTTGGTGGATGGTGTTGTTCTTGTGAGCCGTGATTCAATTTGCGCATCAATAAAG GACATGTTCGAGGAGAAAAGGAGCATCTTAGAACCAGCTGGTGCCCTTGCCCTTGCTGGAGCCGAGGCATACTGCAAGTATTACGGGATCAAGGGTGAAAATATTGTAGCAATAACCAGTGGAGCAAACATGAATTTTGATAAACTTAGGGTGGTGACTGAGCTCGCTAACGTTGGTCGCAAACAAGAGGCTGTGCTTGCAACTGTTCTGCCAGAGGAACCTGGCAGTTTCAAACATTTTTGTCAACTG GTTGGGCAGGTTAATATCACGGAGTTCAAATACAGATGTAATTCCGATATGAAGGCTGTGGTCCTCTACAG CGTTGGGGTACACACAGTGTCGGAACTAAGATCGATGCAGGAGAGGATGGAAACTTCTCAACTTAAAACCTACAATCTCACAGATAGTGACTTGGTGAAAGATCACTTGCGTTACCTG ATGGGAGGCCGATCAAATGTTCAAAACGAGGTTCTCTGTCGGTTTATCTTCCCAGAAAGACCGGGAGCTTTGATGAAATTCTTGGACTCCTTCAGCCCGCGCTGGAATATTAGTTTGTTCCACTATCGCGGGGAG GGTGAAACCGGGGCGAATGTGTTGGTCGGAATACAAGTACCGAAAAATGAGATGGACGAATTCCATGGTCGCGCCAACAGGCTCGGATATGATTACACGGTGGTGAACAATGATGATGATTTCCAGCTTCTAATGCATTGA